The region AGGAGGAGGCGGAGGGCATGCTGGAGgtcaccttcgaggaggccatctacatggcttggtgcaaggacaagagtatgaacctcctgGTCTTCCCCGATCCGGAATCGAAGCGGGCcaaattcgaggccaaggagaaggaagacgcgGAACTCCTGGGggatgaagcctaggcccggatcCTCACTTTGTCTCCTCTACCTCTTTTCTCTGTAATTTTGTTTAACTTTTTCAGACGCGTACGCGTCCAAAACACTATGTTGCTTCCTCCGGTTTTTATATACAGTTGTTTTTTGTTATTCCCTGAGTAGAAATTTCACTTTGTTTCCGTGTCTGATTGActctgagggtttggtcctggcTCCAATGGCCTAGACTAGACCAACTGATTAGCTTGTCAAGTTTTAAGATCTAACTGCCAAGTTTCTAATCCCGGCTCCAACGGCTAGGGCCAACGTGGCTGAGTTTATTTTCGGAACCTTGCTTTCCCTTTCAGTTGTAGGCCACGGCTTTGCCTTGGGGCATATTGGATGCTTCTCTCCTAGACCTCGCTTGTCCAGaatgggaccgaccttgggctcagTCCTTCACTTatgcccccggacatcgctcgtctgaGGTGGGATCAGCCTTGGGCTTAGTCCCtttgatttatacccccggacatcgctcatctgggatgggaccagccttaggcttggtcccttTAATTATACCCCCCGGACAACGTTCGTCCCGGGTGGAACCGGTCCTAGGCTCGGTCCTCTCAgctttatatccccggacatcgtccGTCCGGGGTGGACCAGCCTCAGGCTTGGTCTCTTTAGTtgtatacccccggacatcattcgtctagggagggaccagccttaggctttgTCCCTTTAATTgtatacccccagacatcattCGTTCGGGCGGGACTAGCCTTAGGCTCGATCCCTTTAGTtgtatacccccagacatcgttcgtccggggcgggactggCCTTAGGCTTCGTCCCTTTAATtgtatacccccggacatcattcgtccggggcgggaccgaccTTAGGCTTTGTCCCTTTAATTGTATACCCCcaaacatcgttcgtccgggcgggactaGCCGTAGGCTCGGTCCCTTTAGTTTGTACcctcggacatcgctcgtccggggtgggagcAGCCTTGGGCCtggtccctttaatttataccccccggacatcgctcgtccggggtgggaatagccttgggcttggtccctttaatttgtaccccccagacatcgttcatccggggtgggactggccttaggctcggtcctcttttaatttataacCACAGACATcgctcatccggggtgggaccagccttgggcttggtccctggGGTTTGTATcacccggacatcgtttgtccgagccgggactagcctgagcttgcgccccgccGAGTATTTGCttatacccgggataccccccgcaagtgagaggagactggtctggggtcacttgagaaagattatcattgttttacaatatttctttatgatgttttgtacacgcCATGTTTATTGTTCGAAAGGGGTcaccctgaggcgtacattatttacaacgaaaatattaaattggaacacgctctcctgactactgatagtatttacggagatgttccgcattccaggctcgcgggacttccgagtCATCGAGTcgctttaagcggtatgtcccggggcatacttcatgttggatctcatacgacccttcccaattcgggcccataacccccactcccggatcttgagtagtaGGGTAGACTCTTCGCAAGACTAAGTCGCCGGCTCTAAACTTTCAGctcttgacttttgagttgaagtgTCGCGCGATCTtgtcttgatacatcttcagctgtacctgcgactcctcccggatctcttcgatgagatctaatgattcttggagtaaggcatggttctgggcagggtcatacgtgtctcgtcggtgagacgggatggtcgtttcgatggggatgacggcttcacatccatagaccatggagtaaggagtgtggccggttgatgtcctctcggtcgtccggtaagcccacagcacacggggcagctcctcgggccattttcccttgtaggcctggagctttttcttcagcgtcccttttaggattttgttcacggcttctgcctgcccgtttgcttgaggcctggcgaccgcggagaagctcttgaaGATACCATGtttttcgcaaaaatccgtgaagtgggcgctgtcgaactgcttcccgttatcagacacaattttgtaggggaggccataccgacacactatgttgttgatgacaaaatccaaggccttcttggaagtgattgtgttcatgggctccgcctcaacccacttggtgtagtagtccacggccacgatggcatatttcacccctcccttcccggttgggagcgatcctacaagatcgatcccccacaccgcgaagggccaggggctagtcatcaaggttatttctgtcgggggggcccgcgggaccttcgcgtacctctggtactattcgcacttgcggacgtaatcgatacaatctttcttcatggtcggccagaagtatccttggcgcaggatcttcttggatagactgggcccggctgtgtgatctccgcaaaagccttcgtgcacttcatgcctGATGGCGCTTagctcagtcccggacacacacctgaggtaaggcatggacaacccccggcaatagagttttccgtccatcatgacatatcggtggacttggtactgaagcttcctggctgcggccctgtcGGCTAGTACCTCCCTGACTGTCAGATAGCGGATAAACGGTCCCATCCATGACGTGGAGTGATTGACGGTGTGGACCATGGGGGCCCTGATGCTTGGAAcagggagatggttgacggggaccagcccGGCCTGCTCCGCCTCAGtgtcggtggccagctttgctagcGTGTCTGCGAAAACattttgttccctggggatctggcggatggagtgctttgtGAACGCCTGTAGAAACTCTCTCGTCTGGGtcacataagccgccattctctctcctttagtttTATATTCCCCTGAGATCTGCCGGAtaaccagctgggaatcgctgtagatttccaAATTTGCTGCTCCTACCTCCCGGGAAAAACGCAGCCCGGCTAGGATAGCTTCGTGCTCCgcttcgttgttcgatgccttgaactggaaacgaagGGCGTTTTGTAATTGGTGTCCCtgtggtgacaccaagatgatcctgGCCCTGGCCCCtttctcattcgaggccccgtccacAAAGACCTTCCAGACGGGTGCCGCGGGGACCCCAGGATCACTGTCTTCTTGAGAtatcccggaacattcgacgatgaaatcagccagggcttgtcccttgatggacactctagggacgtaggatatatcgaactgacttagcTCCATGGCTCACTTTAGGAGCCTTTCCGATGACTCAAGCTTCTATAACActtgccgcagggggtggttggttaggacctttatggcatgggcctggaagtaagggcagagcttccgggatgccatcagTAGGCAAAAGGTCAGCTTTTCGATTAATGGATATCGAGACTCAGTGTCCAGTAATCGCTTACTCACGTAGTATACCGGGAGCTGCGCCCTTTCCTCCTCTCGTACTAACatggcgctgatcgcgtgctcggtcactgccagataTAGGTACAGAGGTTCCCCGTCTACCGGTTTCGCCAGGATTGGAGCTTGagccaggtgttctttcagcttaCGAAAGGCTTCTTCACATTCGACTGACCATTCaaaccgctggcttccccgaaggacgttaaagaacgggatacacttgtccgtggctttggaaacgaaaCGACTCAAGGCGGCTATCTGCCCGatcaggctttgcacgtccttatgcttctggggggagggcatgtcaatcaatgccttgatcttatccgggttggcctctattccccagaaactcactatgaagcccaggaacttcccggaggccacgccaaaGGTGTACTTCTTGGGATTCAGCTCcatcccgtacttccgaatgACCGCGAAAGCTTCGGCCAGGTCTTCCGAATGCTTCccggatgtcttggacttgaccagcatgtcattgatgtagacttccatgtgtTCGCCCTAACTGGGCCcagaacattcgattgacgagcctttggtaggtggctTCGGCGTTCTTCATTCCGGGGGGTatgactatgtagcagtaaattcccttgtcggtttggaaactggtgtgcccctgatctgccacatgcatagagatctgattgtagccggagtaagcatccatgaagcttaggatttcgtacccggacgtagcatccatCATTTGGTCAATCCTGGGcagcgggaaacaatccttcagataggctttgttgagatccgtgaagtcgatgcacgttctccatgcCCTGTTTGGTTTCGGTACCAGGatgggattggccagccacacggggtacacagcctcacgtatgaagttgattgaagacagcttctcaacttccagcttaagggcctcgacCCTCttcgtccccaaaggcctgcgtttctggcggaccggggtcgcgtttgggtcaatactcaacgcgtggcagatgatgttacGGTCAATCCCCGTCATGTCCGAGTGGGACCAagccaggatatcctggttctccttaactTGGGTGATGATGGCGACTCGAACACCTGCCGGCAAATTTtttccgacttggatgacccGGGTTGGATCGGTGTCGTTGATGCACACCTCCTCCATCTCGTCCATTAGTTCCAGGACGTGGTCGTCCCCTATCCTTGGGTCCAGGTTATCTTCTTTCCGGACAACCCTCTCAGTTGGCAGGGGAGGAATCGGGTTGACGAAGTCCTCAATGGGTTCTTCCCGGACCATATATATTGGCCGGGCCGACACGTGGTAGCATttccgggcgctcttctggtctccccggacagtccccacccctccgttgtcgcatgggaacttcatgcaaagatgacgaatggaggtgatggctccgaactcgactaatgcgggtcggccaaagatgacgttgtaagtggtggggcagtccaccactacaaaggtgcagaacttgaatgaGTGCTGCAATTCACTTCCCAGCGTAACgggcagctggatctttcccatggggagaagtgcgtctctgttgaagccgtaaatctgggtagggcacgatgccagattcgcttcagtcaagccaatggcggtgaaagcgggcttgaacaagaggttgatggagctcccgtcatccaccaacacgcgggacaccaacttgttggcgatttgagcatctatgtccagcgggtcgtggtgtggaaaatggacattgcgggcgtcgtcctccgtgaaggtgatggggaggttcatcaatttagggcgctgagccggggcctggacaagggcgcatacCTCCTGATCGTGGTCTAGCTCGCTTAGGTAGTGCTTTTGGTCATTCTTGGAcggtcctcccaggtgaggtccgcccgagatggtggccacatgttcGTCAACTCGAGGGGGTGCGGCCCCGGAGGGGTAAGGAATTCCAGGGCCGGGAACCTGTGcgacgggggccccctgaggggcctgcaccgtgggtccctgtgcataccctccctgaggcgggTACGCCCGGGGTGTTCTCTGGACCGTGGGTTGTCTGGGGCCTGCTGACAGGcctgggactcccacgggcatcctaacccattggtggaggtgcccctgcttgatgagatttttgatctcatccttgagctgtcgGCATTCtttggtggtgtggcccacatccttatgataggcgcaccttttgctggtatccctcggattccttccccccttgaacatggggctaggcttctgGTAATGAActgccctttctgtggccaggtagatgttctccctggtgtccactagatttgtgtattctgaatattggagCTCGTAGCCCCACTTTCCCTTCTTGACCGGCttgggccggttctggcctttgccagatcgcttcccccgggagagGTTCACGCTCGCTTCAGTCACTCCTGCCtgtgactgctgggccccgacAGGGGCAACGCTGTGCCTTGCCGGCATGGCTCCATATCCGaagaagtgggtggattgggccAGGGCATATCCTGAAGCGGCAGGAtcgtacaccgtaggggtgtaggtgATTCCAGGCGTAACGGCCGGTCCCGTGGCGACCGGGGGAGTGGCAAATGACTGTGCCGGGAACTGCACCCCATACCCCGGGAATGCTTGGGCGCTAGGCTGTGGAGCCGGAGGCCACCCGAAAGCCTGAATCTGGGCCTCTTCTCAagtgatgaatccttgggccctcctgatgaattcttccagggTGGTTACTtgttacgctgcatgtcatcccagagaggggacccggcccggattccggactgcaatgccaccaggcgttgtccatcatccaccttcgtcttggaggcttcttcagtgaagcgctggatgtaggccctcagcgTCTCCGTGGGGAGTTGCTTGATATTTGCGAGggcgctgatctgcatgtccatcctcatggcggccacgaactgcttgcaAAACACTGACTGCagtccggaccaggattggatggatcccggcttaagtcttttccaccactcctcggcaagaccacctagagtgatcgagaaacagaggcacttgccgtcatcACTGACATGGGCCACTATCATGagccggttgtatcgggacagatggtccctgaggtcggtgtttccagtataggcggtgagacttggcatcttgaaccccttggggagtacagcgtccaggatgtgcctcgcgcaagGCTCTTTATCTTCCTCATCGGAGTCAGTATCcgctccttcctgcttgcggaccaagcggtccgtgacctttttcaaagcggtcagctgctccatgagctgccggGCCGTGccgtcctccagggggattctttcgttcctcctgtcgttgatgtcatttctgaggtcgccacctcgggggagaatCTTTTCCTTTCGGGCCCGCTCTTTCAGAGCGTTCAGTCCGTCGCGTAAGTCTATCCGGGACGTatcgtcccctgaactgagggcATGATGCTCCTCGCTGCGCGGTCGCTCCCGACggttcttgttaaccgaggcacttgggtgcaaagatcttccccgcccgtctcgccctggggcgtgccggggctgtGTGTTCCGCGACCacgtcccctgcggatcgatcgggtggcctcatCCTGGGACGGAGCGCACCTTCTCTTTCTTAGGGAGCGGCCGGGAATGGGTCCCAGCTTTCgcgacgggggtggtcttttcttgggtctttccaccggccttctttttctccctgtccgggtttcctgggGCTGGCTCAGGAAACTGCTCCGGGGGAGGAGCCGGCCTTGCTTCTTCGGGGGCCCCGGTTCGAGCTTGCGGAGCGGGTTGCTGCGCTCCCGGGAGTGGGCCAGTTGTAGGATTGGTTGTCAAaccctgcgcggctatgaatgcctgtagggcttggagagactcttgcatccgtcaatgcacctccgcttgctcagcgatcctggcctcctggtccaggacttgctgcctcagtctggtcacctccaagtcctgctggttgggctctccttcggggatctcgggatccacagcttcgtcgtggtactccccctcattttcctcttcataacattcctcctcgttttcctcttcgtattctgtcccaccctcgtagtcttgtgacttgtcatggtgagatgtttgaggaggcgcgttctcgggaagattctgaggaagatgctgagaaggcaacggatctccattgccctgctctggattactagggtcgaaggttgtgtgtcgtgtgttcaccattgtagtaaaggcttgatgttagcactagctttcttcacctctcaatgaaagcaccaaaatgtttaccgagattttcggaaaccgcactaatgaatattagctaagagTAAAGATATAGCATGTAGAAGATTaatacaggatttttacgtggttggggcgttaatgagccttagtccacgagtcaattgtattagagcttggaaagtcttttacaatggggtttctctctattttttgacagagtaactgtatatcaGTCGAAGAGAGAGGTCCatttttccagtgttctatcgcctgtatttataggcccatgaGAATACTagatctgggccgggtatgacccgggcccatcaaagatgtgaatgctcttggcttctctggtggaagcccaatagaaaagataaaacatacataaatccAAGACTAGTTAAGGCCTAGTAGGGCAGCCCAAGAACTAtgtttcgcccgacaaaacgatgcttttggtctggacacttcgagttacgaggctgattcaggggaccaaaccagtcagagtacttgtcAGTGCAGGTCTGAaatagcggcgtgcaatcccgaggtggccttttccgcaggtgaaaagtggggacaacccccacgcgtcgtggggcggctttagggtcacggatgcttttccttgccaaacagggaggacctgatccgggttcgtttacctttgtccctcttcgtttaccacaggctcGGACCGTTTTACATGTACTTCAGCGGGGATCCGAGCTCTGTACGTCTCCCGAACAactgtcctggatcaccatccCGGACACCGTCCGGGCCCAGAATCGCACTAGGGCTGCGCCCCTTGGATATTCTTGTGCCAAGCAGGCTTGGGCCGGGCCTACATTTGAATGCCCAGGCCATGGGCCTTGACCACCGTCCTGGGCCCAcgtcaggaaatggggataacattaatattattaaataaatttatttataaaactacgggtattttggtcatattaaaaaataGCTTGACCAAAATCGGGCTCAGGGTATTAAaatgttccattttgcaaaacacagggtccaaattgtcatttaacaaaacagagggtccgatcggtaacttttgcaaaacactgggtccaaaatagtatttatccttaattttttttaaaatgtcatgaaaatatatatattttttcaatgttATGTTTGATATTGTTATAAATTAAGTagtccattttttttaatattgatttactatttttttttatattttttttatgtattttgaaaaaaaaagaaataaaaatatcattTAAGAACCTAACTGATATAATTTGAAAAGATCGAGGACCTAACTGATATAAAATTAACTTTCGTGACCTAAATGTTACAAATTGTAAAATATAAGGACTGCAGCTAAAAAATCCATGAAAAAGTTTAGATATATTTACTTAGTTTAACTATAACtgagaaatatttttatattaattatttctTCTTCTATTTGATACTTTTGGTATAATAAATTGTAAattcttttaatatgtttttatttactaataaacaaaaaatatagtAATGTCTTTCTAACAAtataaaattgagaaaaaaaattaaacattttatgagaacaaatattttttttccttgaaTTAAATACTCCTTATTGTATACGTGCCCTGCACGTGTCTTTTTTACTAGTATTGGATGATATGAACAaacccttttaaaaaaaaaaaaaaaaaaaaaaacagataatTAGCAAACCCTCGTTTCAGTCCAGTACTACTAACTGAGAGAAATCCACAAACCAAAACTTGGGAGGAACTACCGTGAAGCGCCATCGAAAAAGATGATGAAGGCGAAGGCGTTTCACGGAGCCAACGTTTTCATGTCGCGGAAACTCGTGCCCCCTGAAATTTTCGACGCTCTTCACGACGCTCTCAACAACAATGGCGCCGAGGTTTTCCTTTGTTCCGATCCTTCTCGCTCCGGCCCTGACGATTTCCACATCATCTCTTCTCCCGACCATGACAAGTTCGAAGATCTCAGAGCCAAAGGTTGTAACTTGCTTGGTCCGCAATGCGTATTTTCGTGTGCCAAAGAGCATAGGGCTCTCCCGAAAAAACCAGGGTTCACATGTTGCCTTGCAATGGACGGTGTCAAAGTTATGGCCTCTGGTTTTGACGCGGATGAAAAGGGTAAGATGGAGAAGTTGGTATCAGGAATGGGGGGAGTGTTTCATTCTAAAGCATCTTCGGATGTTAGCTTTGTCATTGCAAAGAATGTTCTTGCTGCGAAATACAAGTGGGCTGCACACATCTTGAAGAAACCAGTTGTTACAGCGGATTGGGTGTATCAATGCTGGAATGAGCATCGAATTGTTCCCCATGAATCATTCAGAGTTCTTCCTTTGTCTGGATTGACCATTTGTGTCACCAGAATTCCAGCAAATGAAAGGAAGGAAATGGAAAAAATCATTGTACAGAGTGGTGGAAAATACTCTGCTGAACTTACCAAGAAGTGCACACACCTAATTTCTGATTCTCCTGAAGGTGACAAATATAAGGTGGCTCGGAGATGGGGCAATATTCATATTATTAATCGCAAATGGTTTGATCAGTCTGTAGCCAGAAGAGCACGTCTTGATGAGGACTCCTATCCTGTTCAGGGTGGTGGTTCTGTATCTTCAAAGAAAAGGGGTGTAAAAATGCAGCTTAGCCAAGGCAAGGATATTGGCAATTTGCAAGCTGCACCATCATCAGTGGCTACAGACACCAATTCATCAGTGATTCTTAGTGGCGGGTTTGTGTTGGATTCTGATATAGAAGCTACCCTCTCACAAAGGACGTGCTCTACATTCCCTGTTGCTCCAGTCAATTTTAAACAGAGCGACGGCGAAGAACAGAGTGTAGCCAATGATTCTCAATATGAAGACAGTGACCTCTACTTGTCACGGTGTAGAATATTACTTGTTGGCTTTGAAGCTTCTGAAATGCGCAGATTAGTTAACATGGTTCGTAGAGGAGGAGGCTCTCGATATGTTTTGTTCAATGATAAATTGACGCATATAGTAGTTGGAACTCCTTCGGAGATTGAGAAGAAGGAGGTAAGGAGTCTTGCAGCTTTTGGTATCATTCATGTGGTCAGGACCACCTGGCTTGAAGATTGTGATCGTAAAAAAGAAGAGATCCATGTTCGCCAAAGTCATATTGCTCATGACTGGCTTCTTCCTAAAGGAGCACTTATGGGATTGACAGGTCTAAATCAAGCTAGAGTCTCTGCTGTTCAGCTGACCGTGCCATCTAATCCTTTATCGGGTAGCATACGAGGTGGGATTGGAATGGCATCACCGTTGGAGGGAAACAAAATTGAAAAACCAGAAATCAACATGAGTGGTGTCAACTTTATAGCAACA is a window of Humulus lupulus chromosome 4, drHumLupu1.1, whole genome shotgun sequence DNA encoding:
- the LOC133830610 gene encoding uncharacterized protein LOC133830610 produces the protein MMKAKAFHGANVFMSRKLVPPEIFDALHDALNNNGAEVFLCSDPSRSGPDDFHIISSPDHDKFEDLRAKGCNLLGPQCVFSCAKEHRALPKKPGFTCCLAMDGVKVMASGFDADEKGKMEKLVSGMGGVFHSKASSDVSFVIAKNVLAAKYKWAAHILKKPVVTADWVYQCWNEHRIVPHESFRVLPLSGLTICVTRIPANERKEMEKIIVQSGGKYSAELTKKCTHLISDSPEGDKYKVARRWGNIHIINRKWFDQSVARRARLDEDSYPVQGGGSVSSKKRGVKMQLSQGKDIGNLQAAPSSVATDTNSSVILSGGFVLDSDIEATLSQRTCSTFPVAPVNFKQSDGEEQSVANDSQYEDSDLYLSRCRILLVGFEASEMRRLVNMVRRGGGSRYVLFNDKLTHIVVGTPSEIEKKEVRSLAAFGIIHVVRTTWLEDCDRKKEEIHVRQSHIAHDWLLPKGALMGLTGLNQARVSAVQLTVPSNPLSGSIRGGIGMASPLEGNKIEKPEINMSGVNFIATAAKSLQHSNVTAVNDKRKGRVSDDKNKAPKRVQLDLSTQNGIVSNVFAGKIFGFSSSFPEERKGEIVQWIKQGGGEVFDAFLKQSVNFTVECHGVIPKFVYACQTTCVSSHWIRSCLEDGCLLNVNDHILYSPLPCRIPFPGFENFRFCVSQYEEKDRLLLKNLCFVLGAKLVEKLTKKVTHLICKYSIGPKYEAACKWGIRSITSDWIYDSVKQNKIVPFERYSPKEITAQDQEAGLCTVSQFPTQAVRMISGDIPSQFPSQSEEIKTSLTGIIGSINESFGEGAKYTSALHKKARPLEGNGQRDLLSSGARPSVSIISANNSIRDDVVAKDTDEVSHVVPDVAAAIEDLLEQTSKIHDQKSPGRTGCDESVFSSNCSTLGQDHSETHSILGLSKHWLNREKDDNHKTSGDGKMGLYDGFSETQTDSQVVGYEEDLSGRQMLIDRVRTRSSMT